A genomic window from Flintibacter sp. KGMB00164 includes:
- the rlmB gene encoding 23S rRNA (guanosine(2251)-2'-O)-methyltransferase RlmB, with the protein MNKRPPLRRSAPIEAESDGVIEGRNAVIEALRAGVTIDKIFIAKGETDATLGHIASTAREKGIVVVDADRRKLDGMSRTHSHQGVIALCAVREYVTVDDILAIAREKGEKPLIVVCDELSDPHNLGAVIRTADAAGAHGVIIPKRRSAGLTAVVAKTSAGAVAHVPVARVPNLVAALKELQQAGVWVFGTAAEGTTSLYQADLKGPAAIVIGSEGDGMGRLVTENCDFTVSIPMFGKINSLNASAAAAVLLYEAVRQRVGG; encoded by the coding sequence ATGAATAAACGTCCCCCCCTGCGCCGTTCCGCTCCCATCGAAGCGGAAAGCGACGGCGTGATCGAAGGCCGCAACGCAGTCATCGAGGCATTGCGCGCCGGCGTGACCATCGACAAAATTTTCATCGCGAAAGGCGAGACCGACGCCACCCTGGGGCATATCGCCTCCACCGCCCGGGAAAAGGGCATTGTGGTGGTGGATGCCGACCGGCGCAAGCTGGACGGCATGAGCCGCACCCACTCCCACCAGGGCGTCATCGCCCTGTGCGCGGTGCGGGAGTATGTCACCGTGGACGACATCCTCGCCATCGCCCGGGAGAAGGGGGAAAAGCCCCTGATCGTGGTGTGCGACGAGCTCAGTGATCCCCACAACCTGGGTGCGGTCATCCGTACCGCCGACGCCGCCGGTGCCCACGGGGTCATCATCCCCAAGCGCCGCTCCGCGGGACTCACCGCCGTGGTAGCCAAGACCTCCGCCGGTGCGGTGGCCCATGTGCCCGTAGCCCGGGTGCCTAACCTGGTGGCCGCTCTGAAGGAGCTGCAGCAGGCGGGCGTGTGGGTCTTCGGCACTGCCGCCGAGGGGACTACCTCCCTCTATCAGGCCGACCTGAAGGGCCCGGCCGCCATCGTCATCGGCAGCGAGGGAGACGGCATGGGCCGCCTGGTCACGGAGAACTGTGACTTCACCGTCTCCATCCCCATGTTCGGCAAGATCAACTCCCTCAACGCCTCGGCCGCCGCCGCCGTGCTTCTTTATGAGGCCGTCCGGCAGCGCGTAGGCGGATAA
- a CDS encoding GNAT family N-acetyltransferase, which produces MIRPANPQDLPAIAAIYEAILAEEDARPVSFTNWQRGKYPTVDTARAALEAGTLFTAEENGEVYGCVNLNGEQLPEYADIPWQYAAQDNEVGVIHTLVIHPAWSGKGKARELVAFCEEHCRQQGKRVIRLDTYVNNQPANSMYPRLGYRFAGTSHFLFQGFLPEDLNCYEKLL; this is translated from the coding sequence ATGATTCGACCTGCCAATCCCCAAGACCTGCCCGCCATCGCCGCCATCTACGAGGCGATTCTGGCAGAGGAGGACGCCCGTCCGGTCTCCTTCACCAACTGGCAGCGGGGCAAGTACCCCACCGTGGACACCGCTCGTGCCGCCCTGGAGGCAGGCACCCTCTTTACCGCCGAGGAAAACGGTGAGGTGTACGGCTGCGTCAACCTCAATGGGGAACAGCTGCCTGAGTACGCCGACATCCCCTGGCAGTACGCCGCCCAGGACAACGAGGTGGGCGTCATCCACACCCTGGTCATTCACCCTGCCTGGTCGGGCAAGGGCAAGGCCCGGGAGCTGGTGGCCTTCTGCGAAGAGCACTGCCGCCAGCAGGGCAAGCGAGTCATCCGTTTGGACACCTATGTGAACAACCAGCCTGCCAACTCCATGTATCCCCGTCTGGGCTACCGCTTTGCGGGCACCAGCCACTTTCTCTTCCAGGGCTTTTTGCCGGAGGATCTCAACTGCTACGAAAAATTGCTGTAA